From a region of the Microterricola gilva genome:
- a CDS encoding nitroreductase family protein, with protein sequence MARTNSSIPKDASPAYKAVATRRSHSKVTDRAPDARELESLVAAAGRVADHGSLHPWRLIALRGDARSRLGVALAKAAKLKGSDAASLAAKPLRAPLLVAVVFRPEKSQKVADWEQEAVASGVAHMLSLLLHDAGWGVIWRTGPYTRAKKVAKMHGLQKGEKLLGWLYVGGIPARSGSSHTKTVRADKYLTTLD encoded by the coding sequence ATGGCGCGCACGAACTCGTCGATTCCCAAGGACGCCTCCCCCGCCTACAAGGCGGTCGCGACGCGCCGCTCCCACTCCAAGGTGACCGATCGGGCGCCGGATGCCCGCGAGCTCGAGTCACTGGTGGCCGCGGCCGGGCGTGTCGCCGACCATGGCTCGCTACACCCGTGGCGCCTCATCGCGCTACGCGGCGACGCGCGCTCCCGGCTCGGGGTCGCCCTGGCCAAGGCGGCGAAGCTGAAGGGCTCCGACGCCGCGTCACTCGCCGCGAAGCCCCTGCGCGCCCCGCTGCTCGTCGCCGTGGTCTTCCGGCCGGAGAAGAGCCAGAAGGTGGCCGATTGGGAACAGGAGGCCGTGGCATCCGGTGTCGCGCACATGCTCAGCCTGCTCCTGCATGATGCCGGGTGGGGCGTGATCTGGCGCACAGGGCCATACACGCGTGCCAAGAAGGTCGCGAAGATGCACGGGCTGCAGAAGGGCGAGAAGCTGCTCGGCTGGCTCTACGTCGGCGGGATTCCGGCGCGCAGCGGCAGCTCCCACACCAAGACGGTGCGCGCAGACAAGTACCTGACCACGCTCGACTAG
- a CDS encoding DMT family transporter: MSSERTPVPAASGTPSDSTPEVHRHFPTWLALVIGVACGALVAVQSRINGELGRRLDDGFTAAAISFGSGLVILLVVLCFWHPGRVGLGRVRRALRPDEHGQRELRPWMLLGGLGGALLVAAQGLTAAVLGVALFTVAVVAGQTVSGLILDRIGLAPGGRRPLTLSRVLGATLALVAVGWAVSAQLGGEVPVWMLVLPLIAGVFVGWQSAVNGRVRAAARSAQSATLINFVVGSAALVAIAVVRNSVIGWPSAFPSEPWLYVGGAIGCIFIAMQAALVRVTGVLLLGLATVSGQLVAALAIDALFSAQAVAFSTIAGTTLALIAVIVASGWPNSVWGARRAG, encoded by the coding sequence ATGAGTTCTGAGCGGACACCTGTGCCTGCGGCATCCGGCACACCAAGCGATTCGACTCCCGAGGTGCACCGGCACTTTCCGACGTGGCTGGCCCTCGTCATTGGCGTGGCCTGCGGGGCGCTCGTCGCTGTGCAGTCGCGCATCAATGGCGAACTCGGTCGCCGACTGGACGACGGATTCACGGCTGCGGCGATCTCATTCGGCTCTGGGCTGGTGATCCTGCTCGTCGTGCTCTGCTTCTGGCACCCAGGTCGAGTGGGCCTTGGCCGCGTGCGGCGTGCGCTGCGCCCGGATGAGCACGGTCAGCGAGAACTGCGGCCGTGGATGCTGCTCGGCGGCCTCGGTGGTGCGCTGCTCGTTGCAGCTCAGGGGCTCACCGCGGCCGTGCTCGGCGTCGCACTGTTCACGGTCGCCGTCGTCGCGGGGCAGACCGTCAGCGGCCTCATTCTCGACCGGATCGGCCTCGCCCCCGGCGGTCGTCGACCCCTCACCCTGAGCCGGGTTCTCGGTGCGACCCTCGCGCTCGTTGCCGTCGGCTGGGCCGTCTCTGCGCAACTCGGTGGCGAGGTGCCCGTCTGGATGCTTGTGCTGCCTCTCATCGCCGGCGTCTTCGTCGGCTGGCAGTCAGCGGTGAACGGCCGCGTGCGCGCAGCGGCCCGCAGCGCGCAGAGCGCAACCCTGATCAACTTCGTCGTCGGAAGCGCCGCCCTCGTCGCGATCGCGGTGGTGCGCAACAGCGTCATCGGCTGGCCGAGTGCCTTTCCGAGCGAGCCCTGGCTCTACGTCGGCGGCGCGATCGGCTGCATCTTCATTGCCATGCAGGCCGCACTGGTGCGCGTGACCGGTGTGCTCTTGCTCGGGCTCGCCACGGTCTCCGGGCAGCTTGTGGCGGCACTGGCGATCGACGCGCTGTTCTCGGCGCAGGCCGTCGCGTTCTCGACGATCGCCGGCACAACCCTCGCGCTCATCGCCGTCATCGTCGCCAGTGGTTGGCCGAACAGCGTGTGGGGCGCCCGCCGCGCCGGCTGA
- a CDS encoding DsbA family protein — translation MTIGASPEPRPTKNQRREAAREKARELRVQQKKKDRRNKVLLQSGIAVGIVAVIAVISLIVVNSFRPEGPGPANMASDGILIGEGLVAVRTPALAADAKPIPSQPDESGAVADIRVWVDYLCPFCGDFERTNSEQIQGWLESGAATLEVHPLATQTSKSAGTKYSLRAANAAACVANYSPDDFFVFNSAMFIDQPQENTAALNNDEIKQRIKDAGVSNLSKINTCIDDDQFKGWVLNATDRALVGPLPNTELEKVSGTPTVLVNGKQYVGSLEDPKEFAAFVQQATGQTYSTSTPTPTPAPTS, via the coding sequence ATGACCATCGGCGCATCCCCCGAGCCCCGGCCCACGAAAAACCAGCGTCGTGAAGCCGCGCGCGAGAAGGCTCGCGAACTGCGCGTGCAGCAGAAGAAGAAGGATCGCCGCAACAAGGTGCTCCTCCAGAGCGGAATCGCGGTCGGCATCGTCGCCGTCATCGCGGTCATCTCGCTCATCGTCGTCAACAGCTTCCGGCCTGAGGGCCCCGGCCCCGCGAACATGGCCAGCGACGGCATCTTGATCGGCGAGGGTCTCGTCGCGGTGCGGACGCCGGCACTGGCGGCCGACGCGAAGCCCATTCCGTCGCAGCCGGACGAGAGCGGCGCTGTCGCCGACATCCGCGTCTGGGTCGACTACCTCTGCCCATTCTGCGGTGACTTCGAGCGCACCAACAGCGAGCAGATCCAGGGCTGGCTGGAGTCGGGCGCCGCGACCCTCGAGGTGCACCCGCTGGCAACGCAGACGAGCAAGTCCGCCGGAACCAAGTACTCGCTCCGTGCCGCCAACGCCGCCGCCTGTGTTGCGAACTACTCGCCTGACGACTTCTTCGTCTTCAACTCCGCGATGTTCATCGACCAGCCGCAGGAGAACACCGCGGCGCTGAACAACGACGAGATCAAGCAGCGGATCAAGGATGCCGGGGTTTCCAACCTCAGCAAGATCAACACCTGCATCGACGACGATCAGTTCAAGGGTTGGGTGCTCAACGCCACCGACCGCGCCCTCGTCGGCCCGCTGCCAAACACCGAGCTTGAGAAGGTCTCCGGCACCCCGACGGTTCTCGTCAACGGCAAGCAGTACGTCGGCTCGCTCGAAGATCCCAAGGAGTTCGCGGCGTTCGTGCAGCAGGCGACGGGGCAGACCTACTCGACGTCGACCCCGACCCCCACGCCGGCTCCGACGAGCTGA
- a CDS encoding ABC transporter ATP-binding protein, translating to MASVTFDKATRLYPGGTRPAVDALDLDVADGEFLVLVGPSGCGKSTSLRMLAGLEEVNGGNIFIGDRNVTDVPPKDRDIAMVFQNYALYPHMTVAENMGFALKIAGVNKDERAARVLEAAKLLDLEAYLSRKPKALSGGQRQRVAMGRAIVRQPQVFLMDEPLSNLDAKLRVQTRTQIASLQRRLGVTTVYVTHDQTEALTMGDRIAVLKDGLLQQVGTPRDLYESPNNVFVAGFIGSPAMNLFNADIADGGIRFGSAVVAVERQALDSASGKSVTVGVRPEDITVSTTPGSGLEVDVDLVEELGADGYLYGHSTVDGKRTDIVARVDGRAHPNAGEKVWLLPTPDHVHVFDAESGDRLLNKAIAH from the coding sequence ATGGCATCTGTAACTTTCGACAAGGCAACGCGCCTCTACCCCGGCGGTACCCGCCCGGCTGTTGACGCCCTTGACCTTGATGTCGCTGACGGCGAGTTCCTCGTTCTCGTCGGCCCCTCCGGCTGCGGCAAGTCCACCTCGCTGCGCATGCTCGCCGGCCTCGAAGAGGTCAACGGCGGAAACATCTTCATCGGCGACCGCAACGTCACCGACGTTCCGCCGAAGGACCGCGACATCGCCATGGTGTTCCAGAACTACGCGCTGTACCCGCACATGACCGTCGCCGAGAACATGGGCTTCGCCCTGAAGATCGCCGGCGTCAACAAGGACGAGCGCGCCGCCCGCGTTCTCGAGGCAGCCAAGCTCCTCGACCTCGAGGCCTACCTCAGCCGCAAGCCGAAGGCCCTCTCCGGTGGTCAGCGTCAGCGTGTTGCCATGGGTCGCGCCATCGTGCGTCAGCCCCAGGTGTTCCTCATGGATGAGCCGCTGTCGAACCTCGACGCCAAGCTCCGCGTTCAGACCCGTACCCAGATCGCGTCGCTGCAGCGTCGTCTCGGTGTCACCACCGTCTACGTCACGCACGACCAGACCGAGGCGCTCACCATGGGTGACCGCATCGCCGTGCTGAAGGACGGCCTGCTCCAGCAGGTCGGAACCCCGCGCGACCTGTACGAGTCCCCGAACAACGTCTTCGTTGCCGGCTTCATCGGCAGCCCGGCCATGAACCTGTTCAACGCCGACATTGCTGACGGCGGTATCCGCTTCGGCAGCGCCGTCGTGGCCGTGGAGCGTCAGGCCCTCGACTCCGCCAGCGGCAAGAGCGTCACCGTTGGTGTGCGTCCAGAGGACATCACCGTCTCCACCACCCCCGGCAGCGGCCTCGAGGTCGACGTCGACCTGGTCGAGGAGCTCGGCGCCGACGGTTACCTCTACGGTCACTCCACCGTTGACGGCAAGCGCACCGACATCGTCGCCCGCGTCGACGGCCGCGCCCACCCGAACGCCGGCGAGAAGGTCTGGCTGCTCCCGACCCCCGACCACGTGCACGTGTTCGACGCCGAGTCGGGCGACCGTCTGCTCAACAAGGCAATCGCGCACTAA
- a CDS encoding DUF4032 domain-containing protein: protein MSGSLNITSAMADPALLDLPWHMPLDAWPNENIASLPKGISRHLVRFAHLGGHVVAIKETTADMAKGEYEMLRTLQRMEIPCVEPIAVITNRSDGEGEMLKPVLVTRHLKFSLPYRALFSQTLRPDTATRLVDALAVLLVRLHIAGFFWGDVSLSNTLFRRDAGAFAAYLVDAETGQLYTGGLSNGQRENDLEIARVNIAGELMDLEAGGRVADELDPIRISNGIVDAYRKLWKELTGSESFDSSERWRISERVDRLNALGFDIEELAIKTDETGTTVRIQPKVVDAGHHQRRLLRLTGLDAEENQARRLLNDLDSYRASYGKTEFDEEMVAHEWLMRVFEPVVRAIPLDLKGKLEPAEVFHQLLEHRWFMAQKQGHDIPLAEALSSYINDVLRHRRDEATMIAPETGLITTAIPTAAADDDDVDWRLKV from the coding sequence ATGAGTGGCTCTCTCAACATCACCTCGGCCATGGCCGACCCCGCCCTGCTCGACCTGCCGTGGCACATGCCGCTCGACGCGTGGCCGAACGAGAACATCGCCTCGCTGCCCAAGGGCATCTCGCGCCACCTCGTGCGTTTCGCCCACCTCGGCGGGCACGTCGTCGCCATCAAGGAGACGACGGCCGATATGGCGAAGGGCGAGTACGAGATGCTGCGCACCCTGCAGCGCATGGAGATCCCCTGCGTCGAGCCGATCGCCGTGATCACGAATCGGAGCGACGGCGAGGGCGAGATGCTCAAGCCGGTTCTCGTCACCAGGCACCTCAAGTTCTCACTCCCCTACCGCGCGCTGTTCTCGCAGACGCTGCGCCCAGACACCGCAACCCGTCTCGTCGACGCCCTCGCCGTGCTGCTCGTGCGCCTGCACATCGCCGGATTCTTCTGGGGCGACGTCTCGCTCTCGAACACCCTGTTCCGTCGCGACGCCGGAGCCTTCGCCGCCTACCTCGTCGACGCCGAGACCGGTCAGCTCTACACGGGCGGCCTGTCCAACGGCCAGCGGGAGAACGACCTCGAGATCGCCCGCGTCAACATCGCCGGCGAGCTGATGGACCTCGAGGCCGGCGGCCGCGTCGCCGACGAGCTCGACCCGATCCGCATCTCGAACGGCATCGTCGACGCCTACCGCAAGCTCTGGAAGGAGCTCACCGGCTCCGAGTCCTTCGACTCCTCCGAGCGCTGGCGCATCAGCGAGCGCGTCGACCGCCTCAACGCCCTCGGCTTCGACATCGAAGAGCTCGCCATCAAGACCGACGAGACCGGAACAACGGTGCGCATCCAGCCCAAGGTCGTGGATGCCGGCCACCACCAGCGCCGCCTGCTGCGCCTCACCGGCCTCGACGCAGAGGAGAATCAGGCCCGCCGCCTGCTGAACGACCTCGACTCCTACCGCGCCAGCTACGGCAAGACCGAGTTCGACGAGGAGATGGTGGCGCACGAGTGGCTCATGCGCGTGTTCGAGCCCGTCGTCCGCGCGATCCCGCTCGACCTGAAGGGCAAGCTCGAGCCGGCCGAGGTCTTCCACCAGCTGCTCGAGCACCGCTGGTTCATGGCGCAGAAGCAGGGCCACGACATCCCGCTCGCCGAGGCGCTCAGCTCGTACATCAACGATGTGCTGCGCCACCGCCGCGACGAGGCGACGATGATCGCGCCGGAGACCGGCCTCATCACGACGGCGATCCCCACGGCCGCCGCCGACGATGACGACGTCGACTGGCGCCTCAAGGTCTAG